Genomic segment of Danio aesculapii chromosome 25, fDanAes4.1, whole genome shotgun sequence:
GAAGCGTGTTTTCTTTgtgtaaaaaatttaattgatAATCTAAAgaagttttttattaaattatgttttgctATTGATGATTCCTTGAAGAACCCTCAacattcatacaatttaaaatTTAGAATGTTTCTTAGATTATTAAAAATTCTCTTCACACGTTGCTCTCAAAAGTAagttttttgtttggttgtttttgtcAGTGACAAGAACCTTTATTGTCCATGGGAACTTTTCATTCGACAAATAGCTCGttccaaaaaagaaaaagttattttatgGTTTCTCAGCGAAAGCTCTTCTTCAGATCTTTGAAGAATCCAAAATAGCCCTTCTGACATCACTGTGGCAAATGCAttttggaacctttatttttaggtgTAGAACCTTTTGTTTACATGATATAAAAGATTCTTTGTGGAACCATTAATGCCAATCTATAACCTTGATTGTACCAAAATCAGATTTCCACAGTGATGGCATTAAAATTTTCCAATTTTCCCCAACAGACACTTTCAGTGAAAGGTCATTTTCCACTTTTAATAATCCAGGAATGATGAAGGTTTATTTACAGACCATCAATTGgcaaaaattaaaacaagagAGAAGTGTACATTTTCTCTTAGTTGCATTGTTGGTTCTTCAGACAAGTTTCTGGCTTCTCTAAAGCACAAGCAGATGCTTTTACTGAACAATTACACAGAACTGACAGAAACTTTAACATCCATGGAACCCTTCAGTTTCACAAAATGTCCCTAATAGtggattattttaaatttgtaaagttCAATGAAGGATTCTTTAGGGATCAGAAATGGTTCTCCAATGACTCCACTTCAAAAACCCTGCATGGCATCACTGTTCAAAACAAGTCTTCCATGGCAATGGTCCATTTTCGTCTTCAATTAAAACCTTTCAGAATGTGACATTCAggattattcataaaaaaaaaaaaaaaacttctgaatAAGCCACAATACAGATGAAGATATTGTGGAGCTGGAGCTCACCTTGATGGAGTAAATCAGAGCCATGAACCCCAGGCAGCAGAAGTTTACGTAAAGAGTGTTACAGAGTGACCAGACCAGGTAGTCGTTTGGTGGCTTCTTGCCCGCATTGCTCATGTTGACCACAGTAGAGCCGCCAGCCTTACGGCCAGCCTTACAGTTGGTGAGCGGAGTGCAGTCGTTCACGTAGCTGTACGTGGCGTTATCCATCCTGGAGATCAGCGGTCCAAACTCCTGGAAGAATACTGAGGAGAAAGATGAAGACTCTACTTATACAACACTGCAGATAGGTGGAGTCGCAGAGATGGAGCGAGGGAGAAGTCATTCATTATGTGGTTGTGTTGCTAGAGAGATCAGGGCAGGGAGCTGCTTCTAAAGATGGACCCGCTTCGACAAAATCTCTAGGTTTGACAAAGTACGCACAATTAAAATGTATACTGACACacatatacatcatatatatatatatatatatatatatatatatatatatatatatatatatatatatatatatatatagatgcatatgagtaaaaaaattaaactgataTTTACTTATACCTCACACAAAAATAACTtgcatgtaaataaaaatgataatacttttaaaatatgcTTCCATACCAGACCAGACCAGATATTTTTAAGGGCTTTTCACTCTCTTCATTAGAAAGAAACTACAGACAGGAGGTTTTACATAGCCATAGATGAACATCAACAGATCCAGAACACCAAAGGCTCAATATTTAGGAAGCATATATAAAGAGTGATGTTTACTTTGAAGACTATTTTATCCTGTTAACATTATCTGGGGATCCTGTGTGAGAAAATGGCGCCCTCTTCTGAGGAAACACTGAAAAcggaaatatgcatttaataaaattcAGTATTTTTCTTTAATTCGATTGTAAAATtacaaagtaagaaaaaaaatatatacagtagtcaacatttgaagggGATCCTTAGACATGAGTGGGTGATCAATAGTTTTAGAAATTTAAATTAGAATAATGTTGACACATTATCCACATcaagtctttaaatattttatatttgcttttattttctattggacaACTTCTATTTCTACATAgtttagatcagagatgcccaaactagggctggTGGGCCAAAGTTAGTGCTAGCCAgtggtaacctttaatttggccccgCCATCTCATCTGTGAAGAGATGGAGAATGATGGGAATGCttttgagattgtcaattcaaatttaatgtaatgctttgtttattttgttgattaaagctgactgaaattaaatgattcaattaaatggtgtaaaggcaacgcagtggcacagtatgtatagctgtcgcctcacagcaagaaggtcgctggttcgagccttggctttgtcagttggcgtttctgtgtggagtttgcatgttctccctgcgttcgcgtgggtttcctccgggtgctccggtttcccccacagtccaaagacatgcagtagaggtgaattgggtaggctaaatggtccgtagtgtatgtgaataagtgtgtatggatgtttcccagagatgggttgcagctggaagggcatccgctgcataaaacaaatgctggatgagttggcggttcattccgctgtggcgaccccagattaataaagggactaagccgaaaagaaaatgaataaatggtgtaaatgaatcagattttgtttaaatgtacacactgtcacctgacaatgcagagaatttggtgagcaaatcaagtcaaatgcagattctgcttgaccagtgtattcagcattgaactccactgcgttataaatgtgattgtgttcttattgcaataagttatcatttaaaaagttatattgcattagttaataccatttaaagtaatgttttctgttgatttttaaatattattaaataaattatgaaattatccatggcaacttaaatttaatatagtttggtatatttaccttcggcccctCAATGCCTCTCAATGATATTTGCTTTTGGGCCTTCATATAAAAAGCTTCGGGCATCTTTGGTTTAGATtctcttgttatttttttttttttttttgttgttgttgctatgtCAAGGTCATGAGTGGTTGTGTAAGCATCTCACTGCATATCATACGGTGTATGACATAGGATTTGAATTTGACAAAAGTTTTTCATCCACTAAATGTTGAGTATAAAATTTATGAGAAAGATACAAGTTTTCAGTGAATTTCTTGAACATTTTAAATGGAAAACAATGAAAGTAGCAACTAAGAGTTCAAATGAATTCAAAACTCAGTCAATGAGAtcaaatattatcatttattaattagaAAACGACAAAACGAGTTACATTCATATTATGAGAACTGAATTATATTCAGTCAAGGCAAAAAGGACGGAAAGCATTCATTCCATCTTAATTCAGCTTAAAAACTGCATAAGTAGCCAAGGTATTTATAAATtgtagagagagaaaaaaaaaaaaatcaagtgtcaTACAGCATTTAAACTAAACACACTTGCTTTAATTCTCAGATTATTTTGGCCTATTCTACATTTCACACAAATCAAAATGCAGAAAGATACTgaaatatgctgatttagtttgGATTAGCTCAAATCTTTGTATGCAAAGGCCTCCATTTTGCTTGAAGGCATAAATCATGATTAAGGAGTTTGCTAAGATTTGCTAAGATTTTGCTAAGATCACTTGTGTTGTGAATTGGCCATATTAGATATGTCTGTATTTCTATACCATATATGGAATGAATTAGGCATTATAACACTATATCACACTCTATAAGAgaatgaatctgtgtgtgtgcagcGGGACGGCACTTTTAAATCACATCTTAGAAGCTGCGGCCACAGCAGACGCTCCACCACGAGAATAAACATGAACAGTGTTCTGGAGAAAGAAAAATCACATACACAGTGTTATTTTCTATATacataaatgtaattacaaataaTCTGACAAGACGTTTGCTTAATTTTGATATAATTGTTATATTGTTTATAGCTCACAATCAGACATTTCCCTTTCAAAATTCTCTGATCAAATGTGTGTCAAGAAGAATAAAACTGATGAGCACTCCACAAGTTCAGCTGAAAAGtctaaagttatttaaaaaaatatattattactttTACTCCATGGTAGAATAAGCTTCTCTATTTTAAAGTCACTGAACATAATATTACTAgggtgttttattattgttaacatttttaGCTTTAATTTTACCATAAGGTTGAGTATTTCTTTCGtcatttatgttcattttataaaatgtaccaatgtgtgttttatttttattttggtttcagttattttaatatttagaagTCACAAACTGCAAGAAGTCACAAACTGTGagaagtactgtaaaaaaaaaaaacaaatgtgagAAACTCACGAATTGTGAGAAGAAACCTAGGAATTGGTGGAAACTCACAAACTGTGAGAAGAATAAACTGCGTGAAGTCACGAACTGCTGAAAGTAAAGTGAACTGCGAGAAGTAAAGTCCCAAACTGCGGAAAGTAAAAGTATGAACTGCAAGAAATAAAGTCAGGAACTGCGGGAAATCACAAACTGCAAAAAGGAAAGTCACGAACTGAGAAGTAAACTCACGAACTACGGAAAGGAAAGTCACGAACTGGGAGAAGTAAAGTATGAACTGCGTGAAGTCACAAACTGCTAAATTTAAAGTGAACTGCGAGAAGTCAGGAACTGCGGAAAGTAAAAGTATGAACTGCAAGAAATAAAGTCACGAACTGCGAGAAGCAAAATCACGAACTGCGAGAAGTAAAGTCACAAACTGCAAGAAGTAAAGTCTCGAACTGCGAGAAGTAAAGTCACAAACTGCAAAAAGGAAAGTCATGAACTGAGAAGTAAACTCACGAACTACGGAAAGTAAAGTCACGAACTGCGAGAAGTCACGAACTGCAAGAAATAAAGTCACAAACTGTTGAAGTCAAGAACTGCGAGAAGTCACGAACCGCAGAAAGTAAAGTCTCGAACTGCGAGAAGTCAGGAACTGCGGGAAATCACAAACTGCAAAAAGGAAAGTCACGAACTGAGAAGTAAACTCACGAACTACGGAAAGTAAAGTCACGAACTGCGAGAAGTAAAGTCACGAACTGCGAGAAGTAAAGTCTCGAACTGCGAGAAGTCAGGAACTGCGGGAAGTAAAGTCACAAACTGCAAAAAGGAAAGTCATGAACTGAGAAGTAAACTCACGAACTACGGAAAGTAAAGTCACGAACTGCAAGAAATAAAGTCACGAACTGTTGAAGTCACGAACTGCGAGAAGTCACGAACTGCGAGaagtttgtaaaaaatattttagacagCTATATATCAGgatgtacactaaaaaaaaacaaaaaatgaagttGGAAATAAAAGATTGCGACCAATAAAAATGGACTTTAgtatattttacaagaaaatataATCTTTCTGCTCAAAATACGGTTTCTACATTGCCGCAGACATTAAAGTGTATGAGACTGACTGAATGTTTCTACCTTTTTTCCTTCAGCGTTGTGTTTATCCAGGAGAGCCTGAACTCGGTTGCCATAATCAGAGTGAACAGCCATCAGGTTTTGCACCTGCGAAAATGACAAAAATCCACCTAAGTCTAAAATCAAGCAGTGTGTTGTTTTCCAGGCCTCCCTAGCCTGCATAACATTAATGTGACCTGAAAAGGTCACAGGCCCAAAAACAAAAAGATCATACCATGCGTTTCTGGATAAAGAGTTGAGCTCCTTTCAGATGTCCGGCCATATTCTGACACAGACGCTCTCGCTCGGCTTCATTCAGCACCTGAGTGAAGAACGTGCGCACCTGCAGATCGGATCAGAGAGAGACATATTAGAACTCACTATACTTAAGATCGTCTTCACAAAGATACACGTTTAGCAACACACCTGGGTCACGTTGTCATCGTCTGCGCTGTTGTATCGGGCCACGTCAGGAGACACTTTAAACTTTGACTCAAGGAAGCGAGGCTGGACATCAGGAGCACTGAAGCTGTTGGGGAAGTAGTTTGGAGCTCCACCTACAAGACAGAACAGGCGCTTGTTCATCTTTCAACAAACTTTTTGACAACAGGATCAAGGCTTACTGAAGGTGGTTGCAAATACGTAAATGTAATCTTAGTGTTATGGCTTTTGTATCATAATTACAAGTTTatcataattgtattttataaatttgAAATTCTAAATTTCTAAGAAGAAAATTGGGATTGTGAGAACTCAGAActagcaaaaaaatttaattgatatGCAAACTAAATTCATTAGATTTTGCAATATAGAACCTCAGAACTTGCAAGAAGTATACTCTTGTGATGTGTAAACTTGTGAGAAGTAATCACTTGAACTGCAGAAAGTAAACTCACaaactgcataaaataaaaaaactcctcAATTGCGAAGCAAAAAACTCCCGAATTGCGAAGTTAAAGTCCTAAAttgtgcaaattaaaaaaaactcccAGACTGCGCAAAGTTAAAAAACGTCCTGAATTGCGaagtaaaaaaatctgaaaaagcgcaattctggacttttttactttgcaaagtaaaaaaaaactaattgcgCAAAGAAAACTCACAAATTGCGCAAAGTAAAAAACTCCTGAATTGCGCAAAGTAAAAGTCCGGAATTGCTAAACGTAGAAAAAAACTCACGAATTgcgaagtaaaaaaaacaaaacacaaatggcACAAAGTTAAAAACTCCCAAATTGCGAAGTTAAAACGTCCAGAATTGCGAAGTAAAAAAGTCCTGAATTgcgcaaagaaaaaaaaaaaaacctgaattgCGAAGTTAAAGTCATAAATTGTGCAAAGTAAAAAAACCTCCCAGACTGCACAAAGTAAAAAAACGTCCTGAATTGcgaagtaaaaaaaatctgaattgcacaattttttttactttgcgcAATTCTGGAGTTTTTTACGttgcaaagtaaaaaaaataaataaataaaaaattgcgCAAAGTAAGAAAACTCACAAATTGCGCAAAGTAAAAAACTCCCGCATTGCGCAAAGTTAAAGTCCCGAATTGCACAAAGTAAAAAAACTCCCGAATTGCGCAAAGTAAAAGTCCCGAATTGCACAAAGTATAAAAACTCCCGAATTGCGCAAAGTAAAAGTCCCGAATTGCACAAAGTAAGAACTCACAAATTGCACAAAGTAAAAAAACTCCCGAATTGCGCAAAGTAAAAGTCCCGAATTGCACAAAGTATAAAAACTCCTGAATTGCGCAAAGTAAAAGTCCCGAATTGCACAAAGTAAGAACTCACAAATTGCGCAAAGTAAAAAACGCCCGAATTGCGCAAAAAGTCCCGAATTGCACAAAGTAAGAACTCACAAATTGCGCTAAGTAAAAAACTCCCGAATTGCGCAAAGTAAAAGTCCCGAATTGCACAAAGTAAGAACTCACAAATTGCGCAAAGTAAAAAAGTCCCGAATTGCGTAAAGTAAAAGTCCCGAATTGCACAAAGTAAAAAAACATCACGAattgtgatgtaaaaaaaaaaaaaaaaaaaacaccaatggTGCAAAGTAAAAAACTCACAAATTTTgctaagttaaaaaaaaactcctgAACTACGAAGCAAAAAATTCCCAAGTTGCGCAAAGTAAAAAAACTCCTGAATTGCGCAAAAAgttaaatacacacaaatctcGCAAAGTAAAAACACTCACGAATTGCGTAGTAAACTCATAGTAAAAGCTTGTAGTAAACAAGTTAGCAATTGCGAAAAGCAAACTCAGAAAATGCAAGAAACCTACGAATTGTAAGAAACTCACAAAATGagagaaataaacacaaactgtTAAAAATACTCAAACCCATAAAAATTACTTATCAAACTATGATAAGTAAAATCACAAACTGCAAGAAATAAACTcacaaaatgcaacaaataaTGTGAATGTAAACCCAGAATTGTGCACAGTAAATAATTTACTGACAGCTAATAAAACTTAAGTACTACAATTctgaaaagaggaaaaaaaaaaaaaaaaaaaaaaaaaaaaaaaaagtttacgaCAAAACTCTCAGaccaatgaaatgtaaacatttgaGGTTACTCATCCTCATCCTGCGTTGTTAATCTGAGTGAGACTAATACCATGTCCAACTCAAAACTCTACCTAGtaactgaaatcaaatgtttGCTGTGTGCGTCATTCACCCTGGTTGTCATGCATGCACATGGGTCCGTCTCTCTGGTAGTTTGCCACGCGTGTGCGGTACGGGCAGTTGACGGGTAGTTGGAGGTAATTAGCTCCGAGTCGATGTCGATGTGTGTCTGGGTAGGAGAAAAGACGCCCCTGCAGACAAAGAATTTAGTAATTACAGTATTTAGTCATTCTTGTAATTACTTATTACTCATTGATGCTTTAATCTGAAGTGATTTACAGGACTCCTATTACAACTAACCGCAGTTTAAGTGCATTAATAGCCAACAACATCCTTTGCGCACTATAACCCTGTGGAAACTGAGCTATGTAATGTGTCTGGTTATGTTGCTTAATAGGTTTTGTAACAGAGTCGTACAAACGTACCTGCAGCATCTTGTCCGGGCTGGGCTCAATACCGGGCGGCATGTTACTGGGATCAAATGCCAGCTGCTCAACCTCTGCGAAATAGTTGACAGGGTTTCGGTTCAACACGAGACGTCCCACAGGAATCAGAGGGAACTCTTTATGGGACCAGACCTGAGAAATACAGACATCAAGAGATGGACatgcaaaataatttaatttgactaCTTTCATCAAGTCTATGAATTGATGCAAATGTAAGTTGATGCAAGTGTAAACAAGTAAAACAAGTGTTAACTTAAATACTACATAACttaaaaaacattacaacaaataaatatataaaaataaatataaaataaataaatttaaatgtaaataaatacaaataaaatataaataataatcaataaaatatgaataaaataaatataaataaaaatgaatgaatataaataaaaaggaataaaatataaatacaaataaaatatatataaataaaatataaataaaataaatataaaaatataaataaaaattaatatcaataaaatataaaaaggaaaaaataaaatatattttatttatatatattttatttgtatttattaatattttattttaatttattcatttttattttatatatatattatttgtatttatatttatttgcttatattttatttatatatattttatttgtatttatttataagcaaataaatataaatacaaataaaataaaaatgaataaataaaaataaaatataaataaatacaaaaataataatataaaaatatagataaaaatgaatgaatatagataaaaatgaataaataaaaaatataaacaaaatataaataaataaaaatgaaaatataaataaaataaatacaaatgtataaataaatgaaaaaaaaatgtatataaataaatgaaataaataaaataaaataaataaaatatatataactaaaataaaaaacacaaaaaaaataaataaataaaaaaaggtttgtaaGCACTGGTGTTTTGAGGTGCATTCTGGTATATGGGTACCTTGGTCAAATCAAATGGATTCCACTTCCAGTTTTCGGCCTGCTCAAAGGTCATCACTTGGATGTAGAAGGTCCAGGATGGGAAGTTGCCATTGGCAATGGCGTTGTAAAGGTCTCTGATGGAGTAATCCGGATCAGTGGCAGCCAGACGATCCGCTTCTTCAACAGGCAAATTCTTAATGCCCTGATTAGTCTGGAGGATAAAAATGAGTTTAACTATGTGACATCATAGAATATACCAAAATATTATTGGGATGAGGAgattttcccccaaaaatgtgttgagtgcccagaaaagtgctgtataaaaatgtaagaaattattttttattaatatcaagcaatattaaacaatatttttatttaaattacattaactaCAGTAATAATTATACAGTAAAAACCCCTGTAAATTTACTATAAatattataacacacacacacacacacacacacacacacacacacaatatattaaatattacagtgGCTCGCTACACTGCAGGCATTTTAAACACAGCAATTCcattgacaacaacagaaaagAAACTCAGCTCATTGTTTAAAAACGCATCTGTGGACATTCACAAACTACGCACCTTGTAGTGGAACTTGCAGTACACCGGCTGGCCTTGAGCATTGACCAGTTTAAAGGTGTGCGATCCGTATCCGTTCATATGACGGTGGCCATCGGGAATCCCTCGATCGCTGAACAGGAAAGACACCTGTATGTATGCAGAAAACAACATGAGCGAGACATTATGACAACAGGAACAAGAAAACACAAAACTGGCCATCTTCTGCGTTCACACCTGGTGCAGCGACTCAGGACGCAAGCTCCAAAAATCCCAAACCATATCCGGATCCTTCAGGTGAGTCTGCGGATTGCGCTTCTGAGAGTGGATGAAGGACGGAAACTACAAACACAGATATCATGTAAATATCAGAACGAGACTCATGGTGCTAcatgtaaaggctgatttatacttctgcatcgagagATCGGCTTGACTCACGGCGCCTGCCTTGTGCGTAGCAGTGTATTTACACatctgcgcgctgtttgtgttgctctgcaatagcacttccgaaacgctagctagcagtaggttatgttcctctcAGTCGAGTTTCTTcgtaggtgttttgtttttctgaatgctactttAAATGTACaggtagctaaaactcgctcattcagagacgggaaccggcggacatgcaataatgttaatcataaggtaaacacaaaactaaatttCCCAACtgaagctccttcacaggactcgacacttgtaaacaatcgctccatggggcttgcggctctcagcattgcccacactcatcacagctaccagatggaccaatcacaaagcttgtgctatGTGTCGTTGCAATGTGTGGTCAAATTTTTTGACCGGTACGCatcagccacggcaagggctatgcgatCGCGCGAAAGCTGTGCCTAACCATATGCATGTGCTTGACAcacaagtataaatcagctttaaggCTGCATGACGATTGGGAGTTTTACCAAAAGCGTATCCCTGATAAAGAAGATGGGGGTGTTGTTCCCTGTAAGATCCCAGTTGCCCTCATCGGTGTAGAACTTCACTGCGAAACCACGAGGATCTCGGACAGTATCTGATGACCCAGCCTCACCcgctataaacaaacaaacaggttttAGATCATGACACATCATTTctcatttaaaggcatagttcaccctaaaatgagaATTACCTTATCATTTATTCTCTTTCATGTCGTTTTAAACCgttttgagtttctttcgtttgttgaacacaaaagaagataattttaaaaatgttggttcCTGGCATTTATCGACTTgcatagcaggaaaaaaaaattaccattaaagtcaatgggtgccagttaacagcattcttcaaaatatcttctgtgttcaaacTCAAATATCTTTTGTAGTgaaagtaaatgatggcagaaattttcattttcgggtgaactatctatttaacTTCATTATACCATTCGACTTTAATAGACTAAAAACAAATGTgttgtaaaattaaaaacacttatattaaatgttataatatatatatatatgtgtgtgtgtgtgtgtgtgtgtatgtatatgtaatataatgattaaaagattaaaaaaaatacaatttcactCTTTAAATGTACTTTCCATAAACAAATGTTACGATTTCTCTGTGTTcatctttaaaaattaaatgtctcAACATTTTTTTGGATCgctcaatttttaaataaatgggtCAGGTTGAGAAAGTTATGCTATGGAGATTTAAAGTATATTCAGTGCAAGTAAAGGGTAATCCAATGTTTCAAATAACATTACTAAGCTTAGTGTAACATTGTCTTTCAGCCTAAAAAATAACAActtatataaaaatgaaacaaacagatTAAAAATAGTAGCAGTGCAAAGATTAAAATGATAATTGAGTATTTTATGGCTGCACTGTGATCTTTAAATGGTCTTTTATATGTTGAAATATGCTTGACAAGAATTTTTgctatatacagtggggaaacacgtcatgttttttcctgggaataatatttctaaaggagctgttgacatggtattgaaccaaattttggtaaaaacccaaacataaaaataaaacaaaaagacttcaacagagtgtaaaaatcttgatgttctgtgagtctcgtctgtcaaatctgagctttattttatattttctattggattcagattAGGGAATTGgcttggccattctacagcttgattttctttaactgaaagcatttgagagtttccttggctgtgttttgcatcattgactacgtttacatggacgtcAGAAATCAAATTacttgctttaatctaattaggAGAATAATAAGAGTAAGGTGTTTACATtggttgctttttgaatgttcctttcatgatcccgttttacatgttatagcacataattcgattaacgtcatttcgtcaccacgctatccacattcagatttggcactttcactttcattcacaaaTATTTCATGCTCGccctccgtgacaaacgagatactggatgagtatgaactgctggaagagtgtagttttaatgaaatttcataccgcatgctgaatggaagaaaaaagctCTCCGCATTTCATCATGCAGGTgcctgtggtctgcactgactgggtaggGGTAAAGAGGGCaaactccacacgtcttaattcgatttctctttagatCGATTATgatcttaatctgattaaattaatc
This window contains:
- the cat gene encoding catalase, translated to MADDREKATDQMKLWKEGRGSQRPDVLTTGAGVPIGDKLNAMTAGPRGPLLVQDVVFTDEMAHFDRERIPERVVHAKGAGAFGYFEVTHDITRYSKAKVFEHVGKTTPIAVRFSTVAGEAGSSDTVRDPRGFAVKFYTDEGNWDLTGNNTPIFFIRDTLLFPSFIHSQKRNPQTHLKDPDMVWDFWSLRPESLHQVSFLFSDRGIPDGHRHMNGYGSHTFKLVNAQGQPVYCKFHYKTNQGIKNLPVEEADRLAATDPDYSIRDLYNAIANGNFPSWTFYIQVMTFEQAENWKWNPFDLTKVWSHKEFPLIPVGRLVLNRNPVNYFAEVEQLAFDPSNMPPGIEPSPDKMLQGRLFSYPDTHRHRLGANYLQLPVNCPYRTRVANYQRDGPMCMHDNQGGAPNYFPNSFSAPDVQPRFLESKFKVSPDVARYNSADDDNVTQVRTFFTQVLNEAERERLCQNMAGHLKGAQLFIQKRMVQNLMAVHSDYGNRVQALLDKHNAEGKKNTVHVYSRGGASAVAAASKM